One window of Eisenibacter elegans DSM 3317 genomic DNA carries:
- a CDS encoding quinone oxidoreductase family protein, with translation MNQIPPTMKALVLQDNPEARIELKTNYPTPTLKAGQALIKLKTAALNHRDQWCREGMYPGLRYPSILGSDGCGTVVAVADEADQHWVGKDVLMNPNVNWGDNPAFQSLNYSILGMPTDGTFAEYLALPAHRLHEKPAYLSDEAAAAIPLAALTAYRAVFTKGLAANGSKVLVTGIGGGVAQFAFQLAQAAGAKVYVTSGSDEKLDQMRQAGAAGAVNYKDPQWVKTLIKAEPMGFHTIIDSAGGDAFGELAKMLAQGGTMVVYGTTAGKPSGIHLPRLFFSQASITGSTMGNDQEFVDMLAFMAKHQIQPLVSSVRPLDDIVSAFDEMDQGRQFGKLVIRISE, from the coding sequence ATGAACCAAATACCTCCTACTATGAAAGCTTTGGTGTTGCAAGACAACCCCGAGGCGCGTATCGAACTTAAGACCAATTACCCCACTCCTACACTCAAAGCAGGGCAGGCGCTCATAAAGCTCAAAACAGCAGCCCTTAACCACCGCGACCAATGGTGTAGGGAAGGAATGTACCCTGGGCTGCGTTATCCTTCTATCCTAGGCTCTGACGGCTGTGGTACGGTGGTGGCGGTAGCCGATGAGGCCGACCAACACTGGGTGGGTAAGGATGTACTGATGAACCCCAACGTCAACTGGGGGGACAATCCAGCCTTTCAGTCGCTCAATTATAGTATCTTAGGAATGCCTACCGATGGTACTTTTGCCGAGTATCTTGCCTTACCTGCTCACCGCCTACACGAAAAACCCGCCTACCTCAGCGACGAGGCTGCCGCCGCCATTCCCTTAGCCGCCCTGACGGCCTATCGGGCTGTGTTTACCAAAGGCTTGGCCGCCAATGGCAGCAAAGTACTTGTTACGGGCATTGGTGGAGGCGTGGCGCAGTTTGCCTTCCAACTAGCACAGGCCGCCGGAGCAAAAGTATATGTAACATCGGGCAGCGATGAAAAGCTCGACCAGATGCGCCAAGCCGGCGCTGCCGGAGCCGTCAACTACAAAGACCCTCAGTGGGTCAAGACCCTCATCAAAGCAGAGCCTATGGGCTTTCATACCATCATTGACAGTGCCGGAGGCGATGCTTTTGGGGAGTTGGCCAAAATGTTGGCTCAAGGGGGAACAATGGTCGTCTATGGAACTACCGCCGGCAAGCCCTCAGGAATTCACCTGCCACGCCTCTTTTTCTCTCAGGCCAGTATCACAGGTAGCACGATGGGCAACGACCAAGAGTTTGTCGATATGCTCGCTTTTATGGCAAAGCACCAAATTCAGCCGTTGGTCAGCTCTGTTCGCCCACTCGATGATATTGTCAGTGCCTTTGATGAGATGGATCAAGGCCGACAGTTTGGCAAGCTCGTCATCCGCATTAGTGAATAA
- a CDS encoding shikimate kinase — MIASPCCLILLGMPASGKSTLGQRLAQKQGWHFVDLDHAIATHYGASIGQIFAQEGEQEFRKLEAQTLRNLRFGDNTVLSVGGGTPCFHQNIAYLNTLGYTVFVDTPLPVIVERTLAAPDERPLYQGLSVDAVTQKVDALYQARLPYYLQARYRYVP, encoded by the coding sequence ATGATTGCCTCGCCCTGCTGCTTGATATTATTGGGAATGCCGGCCTCGGGCAAGAGCACCTTGGGGCAAAGATTGGCACAAAAGCAAGGCTGGCATTTTGTGGATTTAGACCACGCCATCGCCACACACTATGGTGCAAGCATAGGCCAAATATTTGCACAAGAAGGAGAACAGGAATTCAGAAAGTTGGAAGCCCAAACGCTCAGAAACTTGCGCTTTGGCGACAATACCGTGCTGTCGGTAGGTGGGGGAACACCTTGCTTCCATCAAAATATCGCGTATCTCAACACCTTGGGTTACACAGTATTTGTAGATACGCCGCTGCCAGTGATTGTGGAGCGCACCTTGGCTGCCCCCGACGAGCGCCCTTTGTATCAAGGGCTTTCTGTAGATGCAGTAACACAAAAAGTAGACGCTTTGTATCAAGCAAGGCTACCGTATTATCTCCAAGCCCGATACCGCTACGTACCATAG
- the cdaA gene encoding diadenylate cyclase CdaA, producing the protein MTIINFSIGFLEVSWADILDILLVGLLIYKIYKWSKGSVASKILIGILAIYGIYLGVDALGMELLSSIFGQFINVGGIAALILFQQEIRKFLLFVGKIEFFRRNQFFRTVFKGTFLQASPIDIQAIVEAMHEMATHHHNGKFEPMGALMVIARSSDLSHYVESGDMLDANINKRLLLSIFNKLSPLHDGAVIIDKNGRLVAARCILPVSENPEIPAQMGLRHRAAIGVAEVTDALVLVVSEERGSMSLVKNGQIQTNLTAEQLYQKLNFALNEEQRDQTDPTATASTVAPEDKVTAPATSPKE; encoded by the coding sequence ATGACAATCATCAACTTTAGTATAGGATTCTTGGAGGTCTCGTGGGCAGATATACTTGATATTCTGCTGGTGGGGTTGCTTATATATAAAATTTATAAGTGGTCGAAAGGAAGCGTAGCTTCCAAAATCTTGATTGGCATTTTGGCGATATATGGTATCTACCTAGGGGTGGATGCGCTCGGAATGGAGCTATTGAGCAGCATTTTTGGGCAGTTTATCAATGTTGGTGGGATTGCAGCGCTTATTTTATTCCAACAAGAAATCCGCAAATTTTTACTTTTTGTAGGCAAGATTGAGTTTTTTAGACGCAACCAGTTTTTCAGAACAGTATTCAAAGGTACTTTTTTACAGGCCAGCCCTATTGATATTCAGGCGATTGTAGAGGCTATGCACGAAATGGCCACACACCACCACAACGGAAAGTTTGAGCCTATGGGCGCGCTGATGGTCATTGCACGCAGCTCTGACCTGAGCCACTATGTAGAGTCTGGTGATATGCTCGATGCCAATATCAACAAGCGCTTGCTGCTCTCTATCTTCAACAAGCTCAGCCCCCTACACGATGGAGCCGTCATCATCGACAAGAATGGGCGTTTGGTAGCGGCGCGTTGTATCTTGCCAGTATCCGAAAACCCTGAGATTCCCGCACAGATGGGGCTGCGACATCGGGCGGCTATCGGCGTTGCAGAGGTAACCGATGCCTTGGTTTTGGTAGTTTCGGAAGAACGCGGGAGTATGTCTTTGGTCAAAAATGGACAAATCCAGACCAATCTCACCGCAGAGCAGCTCTATCAAAAGCTTAACTTTGCCCTCAACGAAGAGCAACGCGACCAAACCGACCCCACTGCCACAGCCAGCACAGTAGCGCCTGAAGATAAGGTAACCGCCCCTGCCACCAGCCCCAAAGAGTAA
- a CDS encoding response regulator — protein MRVTDDRKTTVAIVEDHQPFREYLEKTLSGYKQLDVVLTSPDGKAFLQALPTLPLKPQVVLMDLEMPELNGVDTTKQLLKLHSDIVVAILSVHESAQYILDSIYAGANGYILKNNIQVHELPQIIQALADGHSYTSPKITSTTFKYLREHLVRNHATESEIPLTEREKEVLQRLITGQSAKEMAADIHIAVSTVQKHVSNIYRKLGVSNRVEASRLALSKGWFKRIDKDTPYGT, from the coding sequence ATGAGAGTTACTGACGACAGAAAAACGACTGTTGCCATCGTAGAAGATCATCAACCTTTCCGAGAATATTTAGAAAAAACCCTCTCCGGGTACAAACAACTCGACGTGGTATTGACTAGCCCCGACGGTAAGGCTTTTTTGCAGGCGCTACCCACCCTTCCCCTGAAACCCCAAGTAGTTTTGATGGATTTGGAGATGCCTGAGTTGAATGGTGTTGATACCACTAAACAATTACTCAAGCTTCACAGCGACATTGTGGTGGCGATTTTGAGTGTACACGAGAGCGCACAATATATTCTGGACAGTATCTATGCCGGAGCCAACGGTTATATCCTCAAAAATAACATCCAGGTACACGAGCTGCCACAAATTATTCAGGCTTTGGCCGATGGACACTCCTACACCTCTCCCAAAATCACGAGTACGACTTTTAAGTATCTCCGCGAGCACTTGGTGCGCAACCACGCAACTGAGTCAGAAATTCCATTGACAGAGCGCGAGAAAGAGGTGCTTCAGCGCCTGATTACGGGTCAGAGCGCCAAAGAAATGGCCGCCGATATCCACATTGCCGTCAGCACAGTACAAAAGCACGTCAGTAATATTTACCGCAAGCTTGGTGTGAGCAATCGGGTAGAGGCTTCTCGTTTGGCGTTATCCAAGGGTTGGTTCAAGCGTATCGATAAGGACACCCCCTATGGTACGTAG
- the folP gene encoding dihydropteroate synthase gives MRHFQPTYAPPSPQVLRVGNHLLDLSRPLVMGILNVTPDSFFDGGRYTQTDALLTQAQQMITQGAALLDIGAYSSRPQADNISPAEELKRLLPAIEALRATYPEVLLSVDTFRASVAEEALKAGAAIINDISGGQADEQMYAVLARYQVPYVLMHMRGTPQTMQQLTQYEHLLPELVAYFQKKIAILQHKGVSEIIVDPGFGFAKTIPQNFALLKHLATLHILEKPLLVGISRKSMIYKTLGHPDASTALNGTTALHSLALLGGAHILRVHDVQAAKEVVTLMESFWEAS, from the coding sequence ATGCGCCATTTTCAGCCCACTTATGCTCCGCCTTCGCCTCAAGTCTTGCGGGTTGGCAATCACCTCCTCGACCTCAGCCGCCCCCTAGTGATGGGGATTCTCAATGTAACCCCTGATTCTTTTTTTGATGGAGGGCGCTACACCCAAACCGATGCGCTCTTGACTCAGGCTCAGCAAATGATAACTCAAGGTGCTGCCTTACTCGATATAGGTGCGTACTCCTCGCGCCCTCAAGCCGACAATATCAGCCCTGCCGAAGAGCTCAAACGTCTACTTCCCGCCATCGAAGCACTCCGAGCTACCTACCCGGAGGTACTCCTCTCGGTCGATACCTTTAGGGCTTCGGTAGCTGAGGAAGCCCTCAAAGCCGGAGCAGCCATTATCAATGACATCAGCGGCGGGCAAGCCGACGAACAAATGTATGCCGTGTTGGCCCGTTATCAAGTGCCTTATGTCTTGATGCATATGCGCGGCACTCCCCAAACAATGCAACAACTTACCCAGTATGAGCATCTACTACCCGAATTAGTAGCCTATTTCCAAAAAAAAATAGCTATCTTGCAGCACAAAGGTGTTTCCGAAATCATCGTTGACCCGGGTTTTGGCTTTGCAAAAACTATTCCCCAAAATTTTGCTTTGTTGAAACATTTGGCCACCTTGCATATACTCGAAAAGCCGCTTTTGGTAGGTATCTCCCGTAAGTCTATGATTTACAAAACCCTTGGCCACCCTGATGCAAGCACTGCCCTCAATGGCACTACCGCGCTACATAGCTTGGCCTTGCTTGGCGGGGCACACATTTTGCGCGTGCATGACGTACAAGCCGCGAAAGAAGTCGTTACACTGATGGAAAGCTTTTGGGAGGCAAGTTAA
- a CDS encoding DNA gyrase/topoisomerase IV subunit A: MKKLPTVSEVYENWFLDYASYVILERAVPAIEDGLKPVQRRILHAMYSMEDGRYHKVANIIGQAMQYHPHGDASIGEALVNLGQKNLLIDTQGNWGDINTGDSAAAPRYIEARLSKFALDVTFNPKTTRWQQSYDGRKKEPITLPVKFPLLLAQGVEGIAVGLSTKIMPHNFCELIEACIEVLKGKPTNILPDFPTGGIVDCTQYNGGSRGSRIKVRARIEELDKKTLVVRDLPFGTTTTSLIDSVLKANDAGKIKIKNITDNTAQDVEILIQLTPGSDPEVTKQALYAFTSCEISISPNACVIVDDKPMFMDVNDILKANVDHTTALLEQELRIQKGELQEKILYGSLEKIFIENRIYRDIEEAETWEQVLQIIDKGLTPYKAQFYREITQEDIVRLTEIKIKRISKFDTFKADEQMRAHQETLTQVEDDLQNIVRYATKYFKELLKKYGKGRERKTKLDTFDKIDATEVIINNQKLYVNRKDGFIGYGLKKDEFVSECSDLDEILAFRRDGNYVVKKINEKVFMGREIIYTAVFNKETQGYFYNLIYKDGKTGQTFAKRFQINTAIRERDYDMTRRNPNSEVLYLSVSPDNKGEIVLVELVTGFTKQDKVFEVNFDVIEIGSKTSIGKRITKYPIRGIELSPKSLLSMKGKKVWSPWKQEDDALFGDEDE, from the coding sequence ATGAAAAAACTACCCACTGTCTCCGAAGTATACGAAAACTGGTTTTTAGATTATGCCTCTTATGTAATATTGGAGCGCGCGGTCCCGGCCATCGAAGATGGACTAAAACCGGTACAACGCCGCATTTTGCACGCGATGTACAGTATGGAGGATGGGCGCTACCACAAGGTGGCCAATATTATCGGGCAAGCCATGCAATACCACCCCCACGGAGATGCCTCCATAGGGGAGGCCTTGGTCAACCTAGGGCAAAAAAACCTACTTATTGATACACAAGGCAACTGGGGCGACATCAACACCGGCGATAGCGCTGCCGCACCACGCTATATTGAGGCGCGGCTCTCGAAGTTTGCGCTCGACGTAACCTTCAATCCCAAAACTACACGCTGGCAGCAGTCGTATGATGGGCGCAAGAAAGAGCCTATAACCCTTCCCGTAAAATTTCCCCTGCTGCTGGCTCAAGGGGTAGAGGGGATTGCAGTGGGGTTGTCGACCAAGATTATGCCCCACAACTTCTGTGAGCTGATAGAGGCATGCATCGAGGTGCTCAAAGGCAAACCTACCAATATCTTACCTGATTTTCCTACCGGAGGCATCGTTGATTGTACGCAATACAATGGCGGTAGCCGAGGCAGCCGCATCAAAGTACGCGCCCGCATCGAAGAGCTGGACAAAAAGACCCTCGTTGTAAGAGATTTGCCCTTCGGAACAACTACTACCAGCCTCATCGACTCCGTCCTGAAGGCCAATGACGCTGGTAAAATAAAGATTAAAAACATTACAGACAATACTGCACAGGATGTCGAAATACTAATACAGCTCACCCCCGGCAGCGACCCCGAAGTAACCAAACAAGCACTCTATGCCTTTACCTCCTGTGAGATCAGTATTTCGCCCAATGCCTGTGTGATTGTGGATGATAAGCCTATGTTTATGGATGTCAACGATATCCTCAAGGCCAATGTAGACCATACTACCGCCCTCTTGGAACAAGAGCTGCGTATCCAAAAAGGAGAACTACAAGAGAAAATACTCTATGGTTCACTAGAAAAAATATTTATCGAAAATCGCATCTATCGCGATATCGAAGAAGCTGAAACTTGGGAACAGGTTTTGCAGATTATTGACAAAGGACTGACCCCTTACAAGGCGCAGTTTTATCGCGAAATTACCCAAGAGGACATCGTCCGCCTGACCGAAATCAAAATCAAACGCATCTCTAAGTTTGATACCTTCAAGGCCGATGAGCAAATGCGTGCCCACCAAGAAACCCTGACGCAAGTAGAAGATGACCTCCAAAACATTGTCCGCTATGCAACAAAGTACTTCAAAGAGCTGCTCAAAAAATATGGTAAAGGACGCGAACGCAAAACCAAACTGGATACGTTCGACAAAATCGACGCAACCGAGGTCATCATCAACAACCAAAAGCTGTATGTAAACCGTAAGGACGGCTTCATTGGCTATGGCCTCAAAAAAGACGAATTTGTCAGTGAGTGCTCCGACCTAGACGAAATCTTGGCTTTCCGTCGCGATGGCAACTATGTCGTCAAAAAAATCAATGAGAAGGTCTTTATGGGGCGCGAAATCATCTACACCGCTGTTTTTAACAAAGAAACACAGGGCTATTTTTATAATCTGATTTACAAAGACGGCAAAACAGGGCAGACCTTCGCCAAACGTTTCCAAATCAACACCGCCATCAGGGAGCGCGACTATGATATGACCCGCCGCAACCCCAACTCCGAAGTGCTCTACCTCAGCGTCAGCCCCGACAATAAGGGCGAAATTGTGTTGGTAGAGCTAGTTACAGGCTTTACCAAGCAAGACAAGGTGTTTGAGGTCAATTTTGATGTTATCGAAATTGGCTCCAAAACCAGCATCGGCAAGCGCATTACCAAATATCCTATCCGTGGGATAGAGCTTAGCCCCAAAAGCCTCCTCTCAATGAAGGGCAAAAAAGTATGGAGCCCTTGGAAACAAGAGGATGATGCGCTTTTTGGAGATGAGGACGAATAG